A single genomic interval of Anopheles marshallii chromosome 2, idAnoMarsDA_429_01, whole genome shotgun sequence harbors:
- the LOC128717930 gene encoding protein RRP5 homolog has protein sequence MVNVEPAFPRGHKEPTHGLTNRIKKPKAAVKHYGATILAEEKTRRLRPEQRRQLVMNEKKTDEAETQQALNASHFTFAKLPNGILTLACVKRITKTGLELILPGRILGYVPISNISEAYCNRLQEMINTGSTDCPSLNDLYNCGDLVYAKLLCKYMGRERKAILSLDPSELHKEFVPSQLVAGLVLAATIVQKEDHGYSMNVGIRNVRAFLSDDNLGQNQDDVGRNLFCSIVSVSYVGSGATVILKAFDPNAPRVLNVEEADMDVIVPGCRLTFTVGEPVEFGLRGMLFEDMVPAYVNENMLTKTTSTPQKYTMFKKIPATLLYVVPVTKQVFVSLKPYTNNRAETNVTNSPGTVIDKAYVKAIDGRGVWLQFGNKQRALLPRNVIMSQAASSGNVDESVVMGNFQIGTSHKVFVVHYDPLENTYMVSNEHYDDEEIRTTDDIIIGNTYKCRVKKIVNGGALVTVGPVIGSLSFGYYNQATPLKIKDTLLVRAVHREIGSSFIKFTNIPELLDEKASILYDWDQLDATKNDQSFLGMVFRITPAIVLVRFFNNICGVLDKAQRKSEMDVAKVGNLRLDTVEKFTVIEFDKATRKTYLTIPNTAEKIRSAIIVNATITCVHASGVDVRTEGGETGTVPSECFSEFGEHNSLYMRLLQEGQTLTVVKTNPGTYSVRLIPYFKTHPMNVESVERGMLLKGSCITVNGVLYVTPLLSNFSEQIEIKTNENYRKVEDGSTIMMRVLNVKKSSDKGYELDVSTGLLNVCEQGIMDVYKFMAEYLKDVNNLVQRYKEAKHAFANYTIGQTVECVIESIVPESNKYAVVVHAIDNKSKYAAKGIATTVVPNQSVTLYKAGERVPGRVIWIDVERKLVQVCLDQSLFECIVLLDEQLSLNLHNNVKLCRVLFANNYIQICCPTSGPPNALLIVPVRHHYNDMINSTNDTVNSLEVRLVKQFGQMILATHERMYKFYCTCRAQARAMIDDGLSQQIAPRIFSNHTLISCRQATDTFHETTMLEEEETDATDQSAYDSDSDTQQEEKETENAEENSNEQQADASYDSSSPITKTNGPNNATQKKKGSASKLSSNGSNKSKLKRSIVADVKESAPREQLPLRKKKKNSPFEETAVFEMLPKKLSKKATKHPSADKLPGEDAHQHHQVSPSVAYQRHSSLVKSEKRKDEAETQQTLNASFLTNDTLQKGMLMLGCVKRITKVDLDLILPGGIIGNVNILDVSDAYSNRLQEMINTGSTDCPSLNDLYNYGDLVYAKFLCSKRIQKDFRMSCFSLNPSELHKEFVPSQLVPGLVLAATIVNKEDYGYSMNVGVHNVRAFLPNENLGQNQDDVGRNLFCSIESVSQGGFGATVILKAFDPNAPRVLNVESAAMETIVPGCRLMFTVGEPVEFGLRGMLFEDMVPAYVNKNMLTKVTSTPQKYTMFKKIPATLLYVMPDTKQVFVSLRPYPYNWVEADLSNRPGTAIDKAYVKAIDGRGVWLQFGNKQRALLPRNVIMRQAVSSDNVDESVVMGNFQIGTSHKVFVLYYDPLENTYVVTNEQYDDVEIHTLEDIIMGKTYKCRVHKIFNGDALVKVGRVIGSLNFGYYNQATPLKIKDTLLVRAVYREIGTPFIKFTNIPELLDEKASILYDWDQLDATKNDQSFLGMVRRITPMIVVVRFFNNISGVLDKTECASEMDVAKVGNLRLDTVEKFTVIEFDKTTRKISLTIPNTAEKIRSAIFVNATITCVHASGVDVRTEGGETGTVPSECFSEFVEHNSLYMRLLQEGQTLTVVKTNPGTYSVRLIPYFKTHPMHVESVERGMLLKGSCITVNGVLYVTPLLSNFSEQIEIKTNENYRKVEDGSTIMMRVLNVKKSSDKGYELDVSTRLQNVCEQGIMDVYKFMAEYLKDVNNLVQRYKEANHAFANYTIGQTVECVIESIIPESNKYAVVVHAIDNKSKYAAKGIATTVVPNQSVTLYKVGERVPARVIWIDVERKLVQVCLDQSLFERIVLLNEQLRVQIPQQPTRRWVLFANNYVRICCLKSGTPNALLIEPVRYHYNDMQHRENDTDNSEKLQLVKQFGQMIFAASHHLMCMFQTVRERGQSKRIIIRCRQATETFDEQFKDKEDESEYDSDSDTQQEEKETENAEENSNEQQADASYDSMDEDEDEEYVYNHDETDDESSPPITKTNGPNNATQKKKGSASKLSSNGSNKSKLKRSIVADVKESAPREQLPLRKKKKISPIEALETAAIAKLPKKQSKKAKKSILLIGEEAKSRKSALKKNISTFVIDQLDGANDFYLAQLDGTEDDHIVPRDSKLGAKKRKRTTGVTGLPGALNFWDSTPVYKRSVSDASDNEADSSDNEHYNSVGKKRSTGKERFEAMKQEEERLRKIEDELANPSADPHTPDQFERLVLAQPNNSMLWIRYMAFHMESAELDKARAVGRKALRAIHFREETDRLNVWMALLNLEIRYETVDTFKEVLQEAVQYNDAFKVYSRAIDILIDCQKHVEVQEFLELLLKKFRKHNDMWFLVADAWYRIGQGDKVKPLLSQALKSLPTREHILMIVKFAFLHNRNDNRDEAHLLFEQILTSYPKRTDIWSQYIDMLVKDNLVGNARQILERAIMQRLPMKNMKTLYTKYVTFEEKHGDRDSVRRVKQMAADYVQSQLNNAGIQ, from the exons GGAGCAACAGTAATTTTGAAGGCTTTTGATCCGAATGCTCCACGGGTGCTGAATGTCGAGGAAGCAGATATGGACGTGATAGTACCAGGATGCAGACTAACATTCACAGTCGGTGAACCGGTGGAGTTCGGTCTACGCGGAATGCTGTTTGAAGATATGGTTCCCGCGTACGTTAATGAAAACATGCTCACCAAAACAACGAGCACTCCGCAAAAGTACACCATGTTCAAGAAGATACCTGCTACACTGCTGTACGTGGTTCCCGTTACGAAGCAAgtatttgtttctttgaaACCGTACACCAACAACCGGGCCGAAACGAATGTGACCAATAGTCCCGGTACCGTAATTGACAAAGCCTACGTGAAAGCGATTGATGGTCGTGGAGTTTGGTTGCAGTTCGGAAATAAGCAGCGCGCTCTGCTTCCACGAAATGTCATAATGAGCCAAGCTGCTTCATCGGGCAATGTTGACGAGAGTGTTGTAATGGGTAACTTTCAAATTGGCACTAGCCACAAGGTGTTTGTGGTTCATTATGATCCGCTTGAGAACACGTACATGGTCAGTAATGAGCACTACGATGATGAAGAAATACGGACCACGGACGATATCATTATCGGCAATACGTACAAATGTCgggtaaaaaaaattgtcaacGGAGGAGCTCTCGTTACTGTTGGCCCTGTGATAGGATCATTAAGTTTCGGATATTATAATCAAGCAACACCGCTTAAGATCAAAGATACCCTTTTAGTGAGGGCAGTTCATCGTGAAATTGGATCATCATTCATCAAATTTACCAACATTCCGGAATTGCTGGACGAAAAAGCAAGCATTTTATATGACTGGGATCAACTGGATGCAACAAAGAATGATCAGAGCTTTCTCGGTATGGTTTTCAGAATAACACCCGCCATTGTTTTAGTAAGATTCTTTAACAACATTTGTGGCGTACTAGATAAAGCGCAACGCAAATCAGAAATGGATGTTGCCAAAGTGGGTAATCTTCGTTTGGATACCGTTGAGAAATTCACGGTGATTGAGTTCGATAAGGCAACCAGAAAAACCTATCTCACAATACCGAACACTGCTGAAAAGATTCGTTCGGCTATCATCGTTAACGCCACAATTACCTGTGTGCATGCCAGCGGTGTTGATGTGCGAACCGAGGGCGGCGAAACTGGCACCGTCCCATCAGAATGTTTCTCCGAGTTTGGTGAGCATAACTCGCTTTACATGAGACTGCTCCAGGAAGGACAGACGCTTACCGTAGTTAAGACAAACCCCGGTACGTACAGCGTCCGATTGATACCATATTTCAAGACGCATCCCATGAATGTTGAATCTGTGGAAAGAGGCATGTTGTTGAAGGGCAGCTGCATCACCGTGAATGGTGTGCTGTATGTAACTCCGCTGCTTAGTAATTTTTCGGAACAAATCGAgataaaaacgaatgaaaactATCGCAAAGTGGAGGACGGTTCCACCATCATGATGCGTGTgttaaatgtgaaaaaatcCTCCGACAAAGGATATGAACTGGACGTGAGCACAGGGCTGCTTAATGTATGCGAACAAGGAATTATGGACGTTTACAAATTCATGGCCGAATATTTGAAGGACGTTAATAATTTGGTTCAAAG atacaaagaagcaaaacacgccTTTGCCAACTATACGATCGGTCAGACTGTTGAATGTGTAATCGAGAGCATCGTTCCAGAATCCAACAAATACGCTGTGGTGGTTCATGCGATCGATAATAAATCGAAATATGCTGCAAAAGGTATTGCCACCACTGTCGTACCCAATCAGTCAGTCACATTGTACAAGGCAGGCGAAAGGGTGCCCGGCCGTGTCATTTGGATCGACGTGGAGCGAAAGCTGGTACAAGTCTGTTTGGATCAATCGCTATTCGAGTGTATTGTACTGCTGGATGAACAATTGAGTTTAAACCTTCACAATAATGTGAAACTGTGCAGAGTattgtttgcaaataattaCATACAAATATGTTGCCCTACATCGGGTCCACCCAACGCATTGTTGATTGTACCGGTGAGGCATCATTACAATGATATGATAAACAGCACAAATGATACCGTCAATTCGCTCGAAGTACGATTGGTGAAGCAATTCGGACAGATGATTTTAGCCACACATGAACGAATGTACAAATTTTATTGTACGTGCCGTGCACAAGCACGTGCTATGATAGACGACGGACTATCGCAACAAATAGCACCTCGTATTTTCTCAAATCACACATTGATTAGTTGCCGTCAAGCAACAGATACTTTTCATGAAACAACCATGCTTGAAGAGGAAGAAACGGATGCCACGGATCAATCGGCTTATGATAGTGACAGTGACACACagcaggaagaaaaggaaacagaaaatgCAGAAGAAAACAGTAACGAGCAACAAGCTGATGCCAGTTATGATTCGAGCTCCCcaataacaaaaaccaacgGCCCCAACAACGCTacacagaaaaagaaaggttCAGCGTCTAAACTTTCTAGTAACGGAAGTAATAAGTCCAAGCTGAAACGATCGATCGTTGCAGATGTAAAGGAAAGTGCTCCACGTGAGCAGTTGCCGttgaggaagaagaaaaaaaattcaccTTTTGAAGAAACTGCTGTTTTTGAAATGCTGCCTAAAAAGCTATCGAAAAAAGCTACAAAG CATCCCAGCGCTGACAAACTTCCAGGAGAAGATGCTCACCAACATCACCAAGTGTCACCAAGTGTTGCCTATCAGCGTCACTCTTCATTGGTGaagagtgaaaaaagaaaggacGAAGCTGAGACGCAGCAAACATTAAATGCTTCCTTTCTTACGAATGATACACTCCAGAAAGGAATGCTTATGCTGGGCTGTGTAAAACGCATCACTAAAGTAGATCTGGATTTAATATTGCCAGGGGGTATTATCGGCAATGTGAACATTTTAGATGTATCGGATGCATACAGTAACCGACTGCAGGAAATGATCAACACTGGTTCCACCGATTGTCCATCATTGAACGATCTGTACAACTATGGCGATCTGGTGTACGCGAAGTTTCTCTGCTCTAAAAGAATCCAGAAAGACTTCAGGATGTCGTGTTTTTCGCTTAATCCAAGTGAATTGCATAAGGAATTTGTACCATCGCAGCTCGTCCCTGGCCTGGTGCTAGCGGCAACAATAGTTAATAAGGAGGATTATGGATACTCTATGAACGTCGGTGTTCACAATGTGCGCGCCTTTTTACCAAATGAAAATCTCGGCCAAAATCAGGACGATGTGGGTCGCAACCTTTTTTGCTCGATAGAATCGGTTTCCCAAGGTGGTTTTGGAGCAACAGTAATTTTGAAGGCTTTTGATCCGAATGCTCCCCGGGTACTCAATGTTGAATCGGCCGCAATGGAGACGATAGTACCAGGGTGCAGACTAATGTTTACCGTCGGTGAACCGGTGGAGTTCGGTCTACGCGGAATGCTGTTTGAAGATATGGTTCCCGCGTACgttaataaaaacatgctCACCAAAGTAACGAGCACTCCGCAAAAGTACACCATGTTCAAGAAGATACCAGCCACACTGCTGTACGTGATGCCCGACACGAAACAAGTATTTGTTTCTTTGAGACCATATCCTTATAATTGGGTCGAAGCAGATTTGTCTAATCGTCCCGGTACTGCAATTGACAAAGCTTACGTGAAAGCGATTGATGGTCGTGGAGTTTGGTTGCAGTTCGGGAATAAGCAGCGCGCTCTGCTTCCACGAAATGTCATAATGAGACAAGCTGTTTCATCGGACAATGTTGACGAGAGTGTTGTAATGGGTAACTTTCAAATTGGCACTAGCCACAAGGTGTTTGTGCTTTATTATGATCCGCTTGAGAACACGTACGTGGTCACTAATGAACAGTACGATGATGTAGAAATACACACCCTGGAAGATATCATTATGGGCAAAACGTACAAATGTCGGGTACACAAAATTTTTAACGGAGATGCCCTCGTTAAGGTGGGCCGTGTGATAGGATCATTAAATTTCGGATATTATAATCAAGCAACACCGCTTAAGATCAAAGATACCCTTTTAGTGAGGGCAGTTTATCGTGAAATTGGAACACCATTCATCAAATTTACCAACATTCCGGAATTGCTGGACGAAAAAGCAAGCATTTTATATGACTGGGATCAACTGGATGCAACAAAGAATGATCAGAGCTTTCTCGGTATGGTTAGAAGAATAACACCCATGATTGTTGTAGTAAGATTCTTTAACAACATTAGTGGCGTACTAGATAAAACGGAATGCGCATCAGAAATGGATGTTGCCAAAGTGGGTAATCTTCGTTTGGATACCGTTGAGAAATTCACGGTGATTGAGTTCGATAAGACAACCAGAAAAATCTCTCTCACAATACCGAACACTGCTGAAAAGATTCGTTCGGCTATCTTCGTTAACGCCACAATTACATGTGTTCATGCCAGCGGTGTTGATGTGCGAACCGAGGGCGGCGAAACTGGCACCGTCCCATCAGAATGTTTCTCCGAGTTTGTTGAGCATAACTCGCTTTACATGAGACTGCTCCAGGAAGGACAGACGCTTACCGTAGTTAAGACAAACCCCGGTACGTACAGCGTCCGATTGATACCATATTTCAAGACGCATCCCATGCATGTCGAATCTGTGGAAAGAGGCATGTTGTTGAAGGGCAGCTGCATCACCGTGAATGGTGTGCTGTATGTAACTCCGCTGCTTAGTAATTTTTCGGAACAAATCGAgataaaaacgaatgaaaactATCGCAAAGTGGAGGACGGTTCCACCATCATGATGCGTGTgttaaatgtgaaaaaatcCTCCGACAAAGGATATGAACTGGACGTGAGCACAAGGCTGCAAAATGTATGCGAACAAGGAATTATGGATGTATACAAATTCATGGCCGAGTATTTGAAGGACGTTAATAATTTGGTTCAAAG ATACAAAGAAGCAAATCACGCCTTTGCCAACTATACGATCGGTCAGACTGTTGAATGTGTAATCGAGAGCATCATTCCAGAATCCAACAAATACGCCGTGGTGGTTCATGCGATCGATAATAAATCGAAATATGCTGCAAAAGGTATTGCCACCACTGTCGTACCCAATCAGTCAGTCACATTGTACAAGGTAGGCGAAAGGGTGCCTGCCCGTGTCATTTGGATCGACGTGGAGCGAAAGCTGGTACAAGTCTGTTTGGATCAATCGCTGTTCGAGCGTATTGTACTGCTGAATGAACAATTAAGGGTACAGATTCCGCAACAACCGACACGACGTTGGGTATTATTTGCGAATAATTACGTTCGAATATGTTGCCTTAAATCTGGCACACCAAACGCATTGTTGATTGAACCGGTAAGGTATCATTACAACGATATGCAGCACAGGGAAAATGATACCGACAATTCGGAGAAATTACAACTGGTGAAGCAATTCGGACAGATGATATTCGCTGCAAGTCATCACTTGATGTGTATGTTTCAAACGGTCAGGGAGAGAGGCCAAAGCAAACGTATAATAATTCGTTGTCGTCAAGCAACAGAAACTTTCGATGAACAGTTCAAGGACAAAGAAGACGAATCTGAATATGATAGCGACAGTGACACACagcaggaagaaaaggaaacagaaaatgCAGAAGAAAACAGTAACGAGCAACAAGCTGATGCCAGCTACGACAGCATGGATGAAGATGAGGACGAAGAATACGTCTACAATCATGATGAGACGGATGATGAATCGAGCCCCCcaataacaaaaaccaacgGCCCCAACAACGCTacacagaaaaagaaaggttCAGCGTCTAAACTTTCTAGTAACGGAAGTAATAAGTCCAAGCTGAAACGATCGATCGTTGCAGATGTAAAGGAAAGTGCTCCACGTGAGCAGTTGCCGttgaggaagaagaagaaaatatcaCCTATTGAAGCTCTAGAAACAGCTGCTATTGCAAAGTTGccaaaaaagcaatcaaaaaaGGCCAAAAAATCTATACTTCTAATCGGTGAAGAAGCGAAATCGAGAAAGTCTGCATTGAAAAAGAATATTTCAACATTTGTAATCGACCAGCTTGATGGAGCGAATGATTTCTACCTAGCACAACTTGACGGTACAGAAGATGACCATATCGTACCGCGCGATAGTAAACTGGGAGCTAAAAAGCGAAAGCGCACTACGGGCGTCACAGGACTGCCAGGTGCGCTGAACTTTTGGGATAGTACACCCGTCTACAAACGTTCCGTATCCGATGCGAGCGACAACGAGGCCGACAGCAGTGACAACGAACATTACAACTCTGTCGGTAAAAAGCGATCCACTGGAAAAGAACGGTTCGAGGCGATGAAGCAAGAGGAAGAACGGTTGCGCAAAATAGAGGATGAGCTGGCCAACCCATCGGCGGATCCGCACACACCGGATCAGTTCGAACGACTGGTATTGGCACAGCCAAACAACAGCATGCTTTGGATTCGTTACATGGCCTTTCATATGGAATCGGCCGAACTGGACAAGGCACGAGCAGTCGGTCGAAAGGCTCTGAGAGCGATCCACTTTCGAGAGGAAACTGATCGTCTTAACGTTTGGATGGCGCTgttaaatttggaaattcGATACGAGACAGTAGACACCTTTAAGGAAGTGTTGCAGGAAGCGGTCCAGTACAATGATGCGTTTAAAGTGTACTCGCGCGCGATCGATATTCTAATCGACTGTCAGAAACATGTCGAAGTGCAGGAGTTCCTGGAGTTGCTGCTGAAAAAGTTTCGCAAACATAACGATATGTGGTTTCTGGTAGCCGACGCATGGTACCGTATTGGGCAGGGTGACAAAGTGAAGCCATTGCTCAGCCAAGCATTAAAATCATTGCCAACAAGAGAGC ATATTTTAATGATAGTAAAGTTTGCCTTTCTGCACAATCGTAACGATAACCGGGACGAAGCACATCTGCTGTTCGAACAAATTCTGACCTCCTATCCGAAGCGTACCGACATCTGGTCACAGTACATTGATATGCTGGTGAAGGACAATCTGGTGGGAAATGCGCGGCAAATTTTGGAGCGTGCGATCATGCAGCGGCTACCGATGAAGAACATGAAGACGCTTTACACCAAGTACGTAACCTTCGAGGAAAAGCATGGCGATCGCGATAGTGTGCGTCGTGTGAAACAAATGGC